In Papaver somniferum cultivar HN1 chromosome 1, ASM357369v1, whole genome shotgun sequence, a genomic segment contains:
- the LOC113293496 gene encoding zinc finger CCCH domain-containing protein 44-like: MAMSLSCSCWSTVMSADIAITRSSSSLSPLSRVSFPSSVSSRAVRSVTCAAASSSPTPATPRKPRGITKPKPISPAMQELLGVTEIPRTQALKQIWAYIKEHNLQDPENKKIIVCDEKLKKIFAGKERVGFLEISGLLNPHFIK; the protein is encoded by the exons ATGGCCATGTCTTTGAGTTGTTCGTGTTGGTCTACTGTTATGTCTGCAGATATAGCGATTACTAggtcatcttcttctttgtcaccATTATCTCgtgtttcttttccttcttcggTTAGCTCAAGAGCTGTTCGTTCTGTAACTTGTGCGGCTGCATCTTCTTCTCCTACGCCTGCAACACCGCGTAAACCAAGAGGGATTACTAAGCCTAAACCTATTTCTCCTGCTATGCAAGAATTACTCGGAGTTACTGAAATTCCTCGTACTCAAGCTCTTAAACAGATTTGGGCTTACATTAAGGAGCATAATCTTCAG GACCCAGAGAACAAGAAAATCATTGTGTGTGATGAGAAGCTGAAGAAAATCTTTGCTGGCAAAGAACGTGTTGGTTTTCTTGAGATCTCAGGGTTGCTCAATCCTCACTTCATCAAGTGA